The following are encoded in a window of Stigmatella erecta genomic DNA:
- the rpsO gene encoding 30S ribosomal protein S15 produces the protein MSLHQERKSELVTKFRTHESDTGSPEVQVALLSERINMLTEHFKTHKKDHHSRRGLLKLVGQRRRLLDYLKSKDTNRYKKLIDGLGIRK, from the coding sequence ATGTCGTTGCATCAGGAGCGTAAGTCCGAGCTGGTCACGAAGTTCCGGACCCATGAGTCCGACACGGGGTCCCCCGAGGTGCAGGTGGCGCTGCTGTCCGAGCGCATCAACATGCTCACCGAGCACTTCAAGACCCATAAGAAGGACCACCACTCCCGCCGCGGTCTGCTGAAGCTGGTGGGTCAGCGCCGCCGTCTCCTGGACTACCTCAAGTCCAAGGATACGAACCGGTACAAGAAGCTCATTGATGGTCTCGGTATCCGCAAGTAG
- a CDS encoding M23 family metallopeptidase, whose translation MFSHRARGLLDFTMALLCLWAAYHHTPAGALVRRGAAWAFRTQSTARPLLAYYEGVSSSGVAAAALVPEAPLPRGLSQAEALAYGTHLALKGLKPEARRHTMALAREVGVSPLSLLDAEGGPAAARALHEALGVDFPDPQARLTAVFAGRVPARYAVERVGAEGGALSLERLAQQLPPGFEDAKVAATQTLALTTAFGLGWPVPESTRISSPFGYRVHPTLGTRKLHTGVDLGVPVGTEVRTVAEGTVRRASEDAVNGKVLLIDHGSGVTTAYCHNAELLVRPGQRVARGEPIARSGNTGRSTGPHLHYQLELSAQAVDPLRFRVRKQAVAGPPLP comes from the coding sequence GTGTTCTCGCACCGTGCCCGAGGGCTGCTCGACTTCACGATGGCCCTCCTGTGTCTCTGGGCGGCCTACCACCACACGCCCGCGGGGGCGCTGGTGCGGCGGGGGGCGGCCTGGGCCTTTCGGACGCAGAGCACCGCCCGCCCCTTGCTGGCCTACTACGAGGGGGTGAGCAGCTCGGGCGTGGCGGCCGCCGCGCTCGTGCCGGAGGCGCCCTTGCCCCGGGGGCTCTCCCAGGCGGAGGCCCTTGCCTATGGCACCCACCTGGCGCTGAAGGGGCTGAAGCCCGAGGCGCGCCGGCACACGATGGCGCTCGCCCGGGAAGTGGGGGTGTCCCCGCTGTCGCTGCTGGATGCCGAGGGCGGCCCGGCGGCGGCCCGGGCACTCCACGAGGCCCTCGGGGTGGACTTTCCCGACCCGCAGGCCCGCCTCACGGCCGTGTTCGCCGGGCGGGTTCCCGCGCGCTACGCGGTGGAGCGGGTGGGGGCGGAAGGCGGGGCCCTCTCGCTGGAGCGGCTGGCGCAGCAGCTTCCGCCGGGCTTCGAGGACGCGAAGGTGGCGGCGACCCAGACGCTGGCGCTCACCACCGCGTTCGGGCTGGGGTGGCCCGTCCCGGAGTCCACCCGCATCTCCAGCCCCTTCGGCTACCGCGTCCACCCCACGCTGGGCACGCGGAAGCTGCACACCGGGGTGGACCTGGGCGTCCCCGTCGGGACGGAGGTGCGCACGGTGGCGGAGGGCACGGTGCGCCGCGCGAGCGAGGACGCCGTGAACGGCAAGGTGCTCCTCATCGACCACGGCAGCGGGGTGACGACCGCCTACTGCCACAACGCGGAGCTGCTGGTGCGCCCGGGGCAGCGCGTGGCGCGCGGCGAGCCCATCGCCCGCTCGGGCAACACGGGCCGGTCGACCGGCCCCCACCTTCACTACCAGCTCGAGCTGTCCGCGCAGGCGGTGGATCCGCTGCGCTTCCGCGTCCGGAAGCAGGCGGTCGCCGGCCCGCCCCTTCCTTGA
- the rbfA gene encoding 30S ribosome-binding factor RbfA: MTTHSRPERVGQEIQAAIGQLLTRGELRDPRIGFITITGVKVSPDLRVARVFYSMMGTDKEREETQKGLEAAKGFVRREVTSAVNLRVSPEIFFSFDESVGEGDKIDRLLREVKQKEGW, translated from the coding sequence ATGACGACGCATTCCCGACCGGAGCGTGTGGGCCAGGAGATCCAGGCCGCCATTGGCCAACTGCTCACCCGGGGCGAGCTGCGCGATCCACGCATCGGTTTCATCACCATCACCGGGGTGAAGGTGTCCCCGGACCTGCGCGTGGCCCGCGTCTTCTATTCGATGATGGGCACCGACAAGGAGCGCGAGGAGACCCAGAAGGGGCTGGAGGCCGCCAAGGGCTTCGTGCGCCGCGAGGTGACCTCCGCCGTCAACCTGCGGGTGTCCCCCGAGATTTTCTTCTCCTTCGACGAGTCCGTGGGCGAGGGCGACAAGATCGACCGCCTGCTGCGCGAGGTGAAGCAGAAGGAAGGCTGGTAG
- the truB gene encoding tRNA pseudouridine(55) synthase TruB encodes MDGVLVVDKPSGPTSFDVVRQVRTLLKVKKVGHTGTLDPMATGVLPICLGEATKVAGFVTEGDKAYEATVHLGVETDTQDAEGKVVAEAPVPPLTAALVENALASFRGTFEQVPPMYSAVKVAGKRLYELARAGEEVERASRQVTVYELTLRDFSATRLRLSVRCSKGFFVRTLAYDIGRALGCGAHLTALRRTASGPFVLAQALPLAELPALAQDREAMARKLLPLSAALTNLPELRVSAEAAVRVSHGVPLEAPPLPGRIRVVGPEGALLAVAEVIRGRLSYLRVLV; translated from the coding sequence ATGGACGGAGTCCTGGTCGTCGATAAGCCCTCGGGTCCCACTTCTTTCGACGTGGTGCGTCAGGTGCGCACGCTGTTGAAGGTCAAGAAGGTGGGACATACCGGTACCCTGGACCCCATGGCCACGGGCGTGCTGCCCATTTGCCTCGGGGAGGCCACCAAGGTGGCCGGCTTCGTCACCGAGGGGGACAAGGCCTACGAGGCCACGGTGCACCTGGGGGTGGAGACGGATACCCAGGATGCCGAGGGCAAGGTGGTCGCCGAGGCGCCCGTGCCCCCGCTGACGGCCGCGCTGGTGGAGAACGCGCTGGCCTCCTTCCGGGGTACCTTCGAGCAGGTGCCGCCCATGTACTCGGCGGTGAAGGTGGCCGGCAAACGGCTCTATGAGCTGGCGCGCGCGGGCGAAGAGGTGGAGCGGGCCAGCCGCCAGGTGACGGTCTACGAGCTGACCCTGCGGGACTTCTCCGCCACGCGGCTGCGGCTCTCGGTGCGCTGCTCCAAGGGGTTCTTCGTGCGCACCCTGGCCTATGACATTGGCCGGGCGCTGGGCTGCGGGGCACACCTCACGGCGCTGCGCCGCACGGCCAGTGGGCCCTTCGTCCTGGCCCAGGCCCTGCCCCTGGCGGAGCTGCCCGCGCTGGCGCAGGACCGGGAGGCGATGGCGCGCAAGCTGCTGCCCCTGTCGGCGGCGCTGACGAACCTCCCCGAGCTGCGGGTGAGCGCCGAGGCCGCCGTGCGCGTCTCCCACGGCGTGCCGCTGGAGGCCCCGCCCTTGCCCGGCCGCATCCGGGTGGTGGGGCCCGAGGGGGCGCTCCTGGCCGTGGCCGAAGTCATCCGGGGGCGGTTGAGTTACCTGCGCGTGCTGGTCTGA
- the dut gene encoding dUTP diphosphatase, with product MPSPLSLQVRRVRPDHPEPLPLPRYETELAAGMDLRADIEGARTLKPLERLAVPTGLALALPPGYEGQVRPRSGLALKHGVTLLNAPGTIDADYRGEVQVILVNLSQEPFTLSRGDRIAQLVVVPVSTVELQEVSVLEVTPRGEGGFGSTGR from the coding sequence ATGCCTTCGCCCCTGAGCCTGCAGGTGCGCCGTGTGCGCCCGGACCACCCCGAGCCCTTGCCGTTGCCGCGCTACGAGACGGAGCTCGCGGCGGGCATGGACCTCCGGGCGGACATCGAGGGGGCCCGGACGCTCAAGCCCTTGGAGCGCCTGGCGGTGCCCACCGGACTCGCCCTCGCGCTGCCCCCGGGCTACGAGGGCCAGGTGCGCCCGCGCTCGGGGCTGGCGCTGAAGCACGGCGTTACCCTGCTCAACGCGCCGGGCACCATCGACGCGGACTACCGGGGCGAGGTGCAGGTCATCCTGGTGAACCTCTCGCAGGAGCCCTTCACCCTGAGCCGGGGAGACCGGATCGCCCAGCTCGTGGTGGTGCCCGTGTCCACCGTGGAGCTTCAGGAGGTCTCCGTGCTGGAAGTCACGCCCCGGGGCGAGGGGGGCTTCGGCTCCACCGGACGATGA
- a CDS encoding DUF503 domain-containing protein — protein MFVCVARLTLQIPESGSLKAKRQVLRRVTDRVKARFNVAVAEVDDQDLWQKASIALAVVGNESRHVDEQMEKIIHFVEEMYVAPLISRQKEMMAFGAQLYPHEVAALPPSSRGAGADEEEDGGETEAEPQGLSPDELIASLNRGERSMAEAEGLGDWERRHDGREGASKPAPPAGAPRTLDEARARARSLRNPRDWEKK, from the coding sequence ATGTTCGTGTGTGTCGCGCGTCTGACGCTGCAAATTCCCGAGAGTGGCTCCCTCAAGGCCAAGCGCCAGGTGCTCCGCCGCGTCACGGACCGGGTGAAGGCCCGGTTCAACGTCGCCGTCGCCGAGGTCGACGACCAGGACCTCTGGCAGAAGGCGTCCATCGCGCTGGCGGTGGTGGGCAACGAGAGCCGCCACGTGGATGAGCAGATGGAGAAAATCATCCACTTCGTGGAGGAGATGTACGTCGCTCCCCTCATCTCCCGGCAGAAGGAGATGATGGCCTTCGGCGCCCAGCTCTATCCGCACGAGGTGGCGGCCTTGCCCCCGTCCTCCCGGGGGGCCGGGGCGGATGAGGAAGAGGACGGCGGGGAAACAGAAGCAGAGCCGCAGGGCTTGAGCCCGGACGAGCTGATTGCCAGCTTGAACCGGGGAGAGCGGTCCATGGCCGAGGCGGAAGGCCTGGGTGACTGGGAGCGGCGGCACGATGGGCGGGAGGGCGCGAGCAAGCCCGCGCCACCGGCGGGAGCGCCACGGACGTTGGACGAAGCCCGGGCACGCGCGCGCTCCCTGCGCAACCCCCGGGATTGGGAGAAGAAATGA
- the pnp gene encoding polyribonucleotide nucleotidyltransferase, with amino-acid sequence MLKKSVKIGDSELSIEVGRLAKQADGAVVVRYGDTMLLVTAVSAREKKDIDFLPLTVEYQEKLYSAGRIPGSYFKREGRLTEKETLASRLVDRSCRPLFPEGYAYETQIIASVVSAEPDNEGDIHGITGASAALWVSDIPFNGPIAGIRVGRVDGKFVANPTMKQREQSDIDLVMAVSREAIVMVEGGAEEVGEADMVAALEFGKQAVQPALDIQDELRRELNKTVRAYEKQASIDEGLKAKVRELAWDGIVKGYTIKEKAARYDALGKAKKETIAKLKEQLGEGYTPTVEKHAKQVVEDLKYEHMRQITVDGGRIGARGHAEVRPITCEVGVLPRTHGSAVFTRGETQALVVTTLGTSDDEQRLELLGGMVFKRFMLHYNFPPFSVNETKPLRGPGRREVGHGALAERALRNMAPKSDSFPYTIRLVSDILESNGSSSMASVCGGTLALMDAGVPIKAPVAGIAMGLVKEGDKVAILSDILGDEDHLGDMDFKVCGTSKGITSIQMDIKITGLTTEIMSRALEQARQGRIHILGEMLKTMAEPRKEISQYAPRITTIQIRPEYIKNVIGPGGKVIKDIIARTGAAINIEDSGRVDIASANSDSVKAAIAMIQALTREAEIGKIYTGTVRKIAEFGAFVELFPGTDGLIHISELSDKRVKSVSDVLNEGDEVLVKVVSIDKTGKIRLSRKEAMAERAAAQQTPPPGEGAPSATQPDAKA; translated from the coding sequence ATGCTGAAGAAGAGCGTCAAGATTGGTGACAGTGAGCTGAGCATCGAGGTGGGCCGTCTGGCCAAGCAGGCCGATGGCGCCGTCGTGGTGCGCTACGGCGACACGATGCTGCTGGTGACGGCGGTGAGCGCGCGCGAGAAGAAGGACATCGACTTCCTGCCGCTCACGGTGGAGTACCAGGAGAAGCTGTACTCGGCCGGCCGCATCCCCGGCAGCTACTTCAAGCGCGAGGGCCGCCTCACCGAGAAGGAGACCCTGGCGAGCCGTCTGGTGGACCGCTCCTGCCGGCCGCTGTTCCCGGAAGGCTACGCGTACGAGACGCAGATCATCGCCAGCGTCGTCTCCGCGGAGCCGGACAACGAGGGTGACATCCACGGCATCACCGGCGCCTCCGCGGCGCTGTGGGTCTCGGACATCCCGTTCAACGGCCCCATCGCCGGCATCCGCGTGGGCCGCGTGGACGGCAAGTTCGTGGCCAACCCCACGATGAAGCAGCGCGAGCAGAGCGACATCGACCTGGTGATGGCGGTGAGCCGCGAGGCCATCGTCATGGTGGAAGGTGGCGCCGAGGAAGTGGGCGAGGCGGACATGGTGGCCGCGCTCGAGTTCGGCAAGCAGGCCGTTCAGCCCGCGCTGGACATCCAGGACGAGCTGCGCCGCGAGCTGAACAAGACGGTGCGCGCGTACGAGAAGCAGGCCTCCATCGACGAGGGGCTCAAGGCCAAGGTGCGGGAGCTGGCCTGGGACGGCATCGTCAAGGGCTACACCATCAAGGAGAAGGCGGCCCGCTACGACGCGCTCGGCAAGGCGAAGAAGGAGACCATCGCCAAGCTCAAGGAGCAGCTCGGCGAGGGCTACACCCCCACCGTGGAGAAGCACGCCAAGCAGGTGGTGGAGGACCTGAAGTACGAGCACATGCGGCAGATCACCGTGGACGGGGGCCGCATCGGCGCCCGTGGCCACGCCGAGGTGCGCCCCATCACCTGTGAGGTGGGCGTGCTGCCGCGCACCCACGGCAGCGCGGTGTTCACCCGCGGCGAGACGCAGGCGCTCGTGGTGACGACGCTGGGCACCAGCGACGACGAGCAGCGGCTGGAGCTCTTGGGCGGCATGGTCTTCAAGCGCTTCATGCTGCACTACAACTTCCCGCCGTTCAGCGTGAACGAGACGAAGCCCCTGCGCGGCCCCGGCCGGCGCGAGGTGGGCCACGGCGCCCTGGCCGAGCGCGCCCTGCGCAACATGGCGCCCAAGAGCGACAGCTTCCCGTACACCATCCGCCTGGTGTCGGACATCCTGGAGTCCAACGGCTCCTCGTCCATGGCCTCGGTGTGCGGTGGCACGCTGGCGCTGATGGACGCAGGGGTGCCCATCAAGGCCCCCGTGGCCGGCATCGCCATGGGCCTGGTGAAGGAGGGCGACAAGGTCGCCATCCTCTCGGACATCCTCGGTGACGAGGACCACCTGGGCGACATGGACTTCAAGGTGTGCGGCACCTCGAAGGGCATCACCTCCATCCAGATGGACATCAAGATCACCGGCCTCACCACGGAGATCATGAGCCGCGCGCTGGAGCAGGCGCGTCAGGGCCGCATCCACATCCTGGGCGAGATGCTCAAGACGATGGCGGAGCCGCGCAAGGAGATCAGCCAGTACGCCCCGCGCATCACCACCATCCAGATCCGTCCCGAGTACATCAAGAACGTCATCGGGCCGGGCGGCAAGGTCATCAAGGACATCATCGCGCGCACGGGCGCGGCGATTAACATCGAGGACTCGGGCCGCGTGGACATCGCCAGCGCGAACTCGGACTCGGTGAAGGCCGCCATCGCGATGATCCAGGCGCTCACGCGCGAGGCCGAGATCGGGAAGATCTACACCGGCACCGTGCGGAAGATCGCCGAGTTCGGCGCCTTCGTGGAGCTGTTCCCGGGCACCGACGGCCTCATCCACATCTCCGAGCTGTCCGACAAGCGCGTCAAGAGCGTCTCGGATGTGCTGAACGAGGGCGACGAGGTGCTGGTGAAGGTCGTCAGCATCGACAAGACGGGCAAGATCCGCCTGTCGCGCAAGGAGGCGATGGCCGAGCGCGCCGCCGCCCAGCAGACGCCGCCCCCGGGCGAGGGTGCCCCCTCGGCCACCCAGCCGGACGCGAAGGCCTAA